The segment GCAGCGAAAACGACGAGGGCATCAAGGCTCTGGCAGAGGCGCTGCGCTCCGACAAGGTCCGCGACTTCATCAACGCGACGTTCGACGGAGCCGTTCTGCCCGTCTTCTAGGCGAAGCGGCGTTTCGCCGGCTCCAGCGAGCTGCGAACAGCCCGCCCGTTCAAACGACCCGAAGAGGTGCCGGAGCGCGATCTCCGGCACCTCTTCCCTTTTCCGCATGTTCCACGCATTTTCCCGTTTTGCTTACGCAACGCGCTATGATTAAGCAAAGCGGGAAAATGCGGCAGAACCGAAGGGGGGTGGGACAATGAGGCGGCCGACTTTCGAGCGCTGGGCCAAGCGGGAAGCCCTCCGCGCTGCGAACGCCCGGGCATTCAGCTTCAAGAATCTCGCCGGAGCGCTCCAAGACGGATGCACCGCCCTCAAGGCGCCGCTGTTCCTGTACGCCTACGAAACCGACGACCTCGACCGGCTTTTTCGCTACATACGCGACGACTCTCTGATCGAGGAGTTCAAGCGCGTGGAAAACGTGCTGGGCGGCCGGCCCGCCGAGAAGCTCGCCTTGCGCGGAACCCCGATGCGCTTGCTGCCGTGCGAATACCAGGCATGCTTCGACGCCTTCTCCCTCGCCTTTCGCGCCCCCGAGCGGCTCGAGGCCGAAAAGCGGGCCCTATGGGAGAAGACGGTGAGCGCGCAGCGGCGCAAGGACATCCCCAACAGCGCGGTGTACCAGCGGCTGCGCCTCAATCCCGGCAACGTGAACTCCTACCTCAAAGACGGCGCCGTCGAAAAACTCTCCTTGGAAAATGCGCGGATTATCTTAGAATTCGTACTGGATTACTGAGCCCCGGCCGCACATCCGGCCCGTCCGGTAGGATTCGCCCATGTCGCTTCACACCAAAGGTATGGTCTGCACCCTCGCGGGAGCCGTGCTCTGGGGCTTTTCCGGCGCGTGCATCCAGTACCTGCTCGACGACGTCGGCCTGGCCCCGCTTGCGCTCACATCCATCCGCACGCTCATAGCCGGCGTCCTGTACGCCGTGCTCATCTACACCACCCAGCACGACAAGCTCGCCGCGCTCTCCCGCGACCCGCGCTCCATCGGGAGGATTATCGTGTTCGGGGTTTTCGGGCTGTTCTGCAACCAGGCCTCGTACGCGATCGCCATCGGATTCACGAACTCGGGGACCGCAACCGTGCTCTCGAGCCTCAGCATCGTGCTCGTCATGATCGTGACCTGCACCCTGTACCGCAAGCTCCCGCGCCTGCAGGATATCGGCGGGTTGGTCTTGGCCATGGCGGCCACCTTCTTCATCGCCACGAAGGGCGACCCGTCCGTGCTCTCGATTCCCGCTATCGGGTTGTTCTGGGGATTCATGAACGCTGTGACCGTTACGTTCTACGTCATGTTCCCCCGCAAGGTGATGGAGCGCTACGGCTCGGTCATGGTGATCGGAGGCGGCATGCTCACCAGCGGCGTGTTCTCGACGCTGGTCGTCATCGTGCTGAGCGCGCTTGCGGCCAACGGCGTCGAGTCGTCGATGTTTCCCGTCACCATACCGCCGATCAGCCTGAAGTTCGTCGTGGGGATCATCGTGATCAGCGTGGTGGGCACCTTCGCCGCCTACGGGCTGTTCCTCCACGGCGTGTCGATCGTCGGGGGCGTGGAGAGCACCATGCTGGGAGCGGCCGAGCCCGTGAGCGCCACGGTGTTTCCCGCCATCTTGCTGGGGACGGTGTTCGTGTGGGCCGACTGGCTGGGACTGATGCTGATGCTGGGAACCATCGTGCTCGTGGGCCTTCCCTCCAAGCGCATCCCCCGCACCACCGAGCCCGAACCCCAACCGTAGGGTCGACGTCGCCGCGTCCCGCGAAACCGCTCGCTGGCCTCGCGGGAATGCGATCGTGCATCGGACCGGGCTTTGCGCTAGAATTCCCTATGGTTCGGAGGCTAGTTTCTGCTGTCGCTTCCCTTTCTGCATCGAGAACGCCCCTTGCGTCGGGCGCGCTTGTTCGCGTGTCCCCTCGGACAATCTGAAAGGATCCTCATGAAGCCGTACCGCAAGCTTATCTCCATCCTCGCCGCGGCGTGCCTTGCCGCTTGCGCCCTCGCAGGATGCTCGACCGCCTCGAATCAGAGCGGGCAGCCCTCCGAGAAGGCCCCCGAAACCCAGTCGTCTATCCTGTTCTGCGGGTCCACCTCGCTCTACCCCATCATCTCGTCTTTGGCGTCATCGTTTACCGAGCAGTACACGACCTGGGACAAGGTCGACCCGTCCCTTCCCGCCGAAAACATCTCCGTCTACGTCGCACCGGGCGGGTCCGGTGTCGGCGTCGGCGCCGTCACCGATGGAACCGCCGACTTCGGCATGGTCGCCCGCGACATGAAAGACGGAGAGATCTCGGCCCTCGGCGCCGACTACCGCTCGTTTGTCGTCGCGCACGACGCCCTTACCGTCTCCATCAACTCCCAGAACCCCCTTGCGCAGGTGAAAACCGACTTCGATACCGACACCATCCGAAAGGTTTTCTCCGGGGAGATATCGACCTGGGACCAGCTCGACCCGTCCCTTCCCACCGAGAAGATCAACGTGTACATCCGCGACCTCTCCGGAGGGGCGTACGAGGTGTTCCAGAAAACGGTGATGGGAGACAGCAAGGTCTCTGACAGCGCCACCCAGTCCGCTTCGATGACCGAGCTGGCCACGAACATAGCGAACGATCCCTGGGCCATCGGATACGCCGGGTTCGGAGCCTACAACAAGGTGAACGCCAAGGGCGCCGCGCTCGTCGCGCTGAAGGTGAACGGCGTCGAATGCACGCAGGACAACATCCTCTCGGGCGCCTACACCATTCAGCGACCCATCCAGTTCGTGTCCGGATCCGAGATCTCCCCGACCGAGCAGGCATTCATCGACTATATCTTCTCCGAGGCCGGATACGCCGCCGTCGAAGCGAACGGGTACATCCCCGCGTTCTCTCCGAATTCCCGTTAACGGGCTTTTGCTGAGAGAAAGGCGAGGCTCCCTCGAGGGGCCTCGCACACAGCCGTCTTCCGTCAGGACCGGGCACCACCGCCGTTAGGGGCCGTTCTCCCAACCATGAAACCCTCGCTTTCAGAAAACGCAGCGCGCGCAGCCTTCACCCTTGCCGCATGGGTCTGCTTGGCCCTGCTCCTCTTCGTGGTGCTGTTCATCGCGACCGAGGCTCTACCCGCGTTCCAATCGACGGATCCGGCCGAGCTCCTGCTTTCATTCTCATGGCAGCCCATCGGGTTCACTGGCGAGCCGTCGTTCGGAATAGCCAACTTCGTCGCGGCAACGCTCCTCGTCTCGGCGCTGGCCCTCGCCTTCGCCTCGCTCATAGGCGTGGGAACGGCCCTTTTCCTCTCGTTTATAGCTCCGCGCGGGGTGCGCGGGGTCTCTCTCGCCGCTATCGAGATGCTTGCCGGCATCCCTTCGGTGGTCTACGGCTTCGTTGGGATAACGCTGGTCGTTCCGGTTTTTCTGAAAGCGGGAGTCCATACGGGGACCTGCGTCCTGGCAGCGTCCCTGGTGCTCGCAATCATGATCGCCCCTTACCTTGTTTCAACGCTGTGCGACTCCCTCGCGAAGAGGAAAGAGCGCTATCTCGATGCCGCCCTCTCCCTGGGAATCGATCGCTGGGATGCAATCGCGACCATCATCCTGCCGACGAGCGCCAAAAGCATAACCGTTGCGATGCTGCTCGCCTGGGGCCGCGCCATGGGCGAGACCATGGCCGTCATGATGGTGATCGGAAACGCAAACCTGTTCCCGCGTTTGCTGGGAAAAGCCGAGACCATACCCGCCCTCATCGCCTTGGAGATGGGAGGCGCACAGGCGGACTCCGCCCATTACCACGCGCTTTATGCCGCTGCGTTCGTTCTGGTGTGCGCCCTGCTTGCCATCAACGTGGCAGGTAACCTCGTCAAAAGCCGCTTCGAGAAAAGCGGGGTGCTCTGATGATGCGATCGAAGGGCATCTTCGTCAAAACCTGGGCCCTGCTCGGCGCAACCGCGATGTTTCTGTCTGTCGGCGCGCTTTTCGCCTTCGTGTTCTGGAAGGGAGCTGTCGTCGTCGACGCCGACTTCCTCTTCTCGTCCCCGAAAGGCGCGGTCCTCGGCGAAGAGGGCGGCATCTACCCCGCCATCATCGGAAGCATCTGGTTCACCGCGGGATCGGTGGTGATCGGAGGCGTTCCCGCTTTCCTCATCGCGGTGTACCTGGCCTTCATGCGCAACTCCGAAAAGGCAGAGGCGGCAGGGCAGCTCATCTTGCGGTGCGCCGCCGGAATCCCATCGATCGTTTTGGGGATGTTCGCGTACAGCCTGTTCGTGAAGGACCTCTCGTGGGGCCGCTCGATCCTTTCCGCCTCGATCGCACTCGGCATCATGATCATGCCCTACATCGAGACCCTCATCGAAAAGGCGTTTCGCGAAGTCCCTTCCCATATGATCGAAAGCTCGCGGGCCTTGGGATTCAGCCGTATGAAGATCCTCGGGCTCGTGATCCTGCCGATGTGCTCGGGAGAGATCGTTGCGGCCCTGATATTGGGAGCCTGCTTTTCAATGGGCGCGACCGCCCCGCTGATCTTCACGGGCGGAGTCGCCTTCGCAAGCGCCCCGACCGACATGCTTCATCCCGCAATGGCGCTGCCGCTTCACCTCTACCTCTTGGTTTCCCAGGGAGGAAGCAGCATCGAGGCGGCATACGGAACGGCCTTGGTCATGATGGTGCTGGTGCTTGCGGGAAACATCGTTGCCCGAACGCTTGCGCAAAGGAGCCGACCGAAATGGCGAACGTGATGAGAACCTGCGACCTGAGCGTATCCTACAACGGAACACCGGCCCTCGAGTCGGTATCCGTCTCGATACCCGCACGCGGAACGACTGCGGTCACAGGTCCTTCGGGCTGCGGAAAATCCACGCTGCTCAAATGCTTGAACGGCCTCATCGACGAGGATCCTTCGGCTCAGGTTTCGGGAGAGCGGTTCCTCGACGAGCGCCCGTTCGAATCCTGGAAGGCCAAAGACCTCAGGAAACGCGTCGGC is part of the Berryella intestinalis genome and harbors:
- a CDS encoding DMT family transporter → MSLHTKGMVCTLAGAVLWGFSGACIQYLLDDVGLAPLALTSIRTLIAGVLYAVLIYTTQHDKLAALSRDPRSIGRIIVFGVFGLFCNQASYAIAIGFTNSGTATVLSSLSIVLVMIVTCTLYRKLPRLQDIGGLVLAMAATFFIATKGDPSVLSIPAIGLFWGFMNAVTVTFYVMFPRKVMERYGSVMVIGGGMLTSGVFSTLVVIVLSALAANGVESSMFPVTIPPISLKFVVGIIVISVVGTFAAYGLFLHGVSIVGGVESTMLGAAEPVSATVFPAILLGTVFVWADWLGLMLMLGTIVLVGLPSKRIPRTTEPEPQP
- a CDS encoding substrate-binding domain-containing protein, translated to MKPYRKLISILAAACLAACALAGCSTASNQSGQPSEKAPETQSSILFCGSTSLYPIISSLASSFTEQYTTWDKVDPSLPAENISVYVAPGGSGVGVGAVTDGTADFGMVARDMKDGEISALGADYRSFVVAHDALTVSINSQNPLAQVKTDFDTDTIRKVFSGEISTWDQLDPSLPTEKINVYIRDLSGGAYEVFQKTVMGDSKVSDSATQSASMTELATNIANDPWAIGYAGFGAYNKVNAKGAALVALKVNGVECTQDNILSGAYTIQRPIQFVSGSEISPTEQAFIDYIFSEAGYAAVEANGYIPAFSPNSR
- the pstC gene encoding phosphate ABC transporter permease subunit PstC, which codes for MKPSLSENAARAAFTLAAWVCLALLLFVVLFIATEALPAFQSTDPAELLLSFSWQPIGFTGEPSFGIANFVAATLLVSALALAFASLIGVGTALFLSFIAPRGVRGVSLAAIEMLAGIPSVVYGFVGITLVVPVFLKAGVHTGTCVLAASLVLAIMIAPYLVSTLCDSLAKRKERYLDAALSLGIDRWDAIATIILPTSAKSITVAMLLAWGRAMGETMAVMMVIGNANLFPRLLGKAETIPALIALEMGGAQADSAHYHALYAAAFVLVCALLAINVAGNLVKSRFEKSGVL
- a CDS encoding PstA family ABC transporter permease yields the protein MMRSKGIFVKTWALLGATAMFLSVGALFAFVFWKGAVVVDADFLFSSPKGAVLGEEGGIYPAIIGSIWFTAGSVVIGGVPAFLIAVYLAFMRNSEKAEAAGQLILRCAAGIPSIVLGMFAYSLFVKDLSWGRSILSASIALGIMIMPYIETLIEKAFREVPSHMIESSRALGFSRMKILGLVILPMCSGEIVAALILGACFSMGATAPLIFTGGVAFASAPTDMLHPAMALPLHLYLLVSQGGSSIEAAYGTALVMMVLVLAGNIVARTLAQRSRPKWRT